A region from the Cannabis sativa cultivar Pink pepper isolate KNU-18-1 chromosome 9, ASM2916894v1, whole genome shotgun sequence genome encodes:
- the LOC115723354 gene encoding putative disease resistance protein At3g14460, which translates to MLKQLKILNYPGSKFPNWVGNDSFSNIVEVRVDDCERCSILPPFGQLPLLKDLYISGFNSVVMVGAEFYGNSSVKKPFSSLETLRFENMPSWEQWHSMQTEEATTYGKLKTLEIFNCPKLVGDLPRFFPSLADIRIEGHKKCELLSLPRSCIRKMSSHHLENLIMDVSSTLPPLYPPLQKLQLLSCGSSFRSLHMDLFPNLKTLSIGNNHYFEALSMSDGKSLEELTYLLIEHCGSFVSFPNGGLIAPKLSEFVIRNCSKLKWLPKKMTSLSALNEFEVIGCLLMEPFPEGEDEGKGGLPVSLSRLRISYDVLLKMKWNWQTLPHLTILHILGNKEDMEPFPEKGLLPTTITSLSIMSFAKLKILDKNGLRQLTSLKTLEILDCPELETLSEEGFPTSLTSLEIDDCPLVKKKYDPEESGNEEYWTNISHIPNVQFGLDFTEDSCFSSVIQSMKEFIKNQRLVLQMIEEISQPETSNVHVGL; encoded by the coding sequence ATGTTAAAGCAACTCAAAATTCTTAATTACCCAGGCTCAAAATTTCCGAATTGGGTTGGGAATGATTCGTTTAGCAACATTGTTGAAGTAAGGGTTGATGATTGTGAGCGTTGCTCCATTTTACCACCCTTTGGGCAACTTCCTTTGCTAAAAGATCTTTACATTTCAGGATTCAATTCAGTAGTGATGGTGGGAGCTGAGTTTTATGGGAATAGTTCTGTCAAGAAGCCATTTTCATCATTGGAAACATTGAGATTTGAGAACATGCCATCATGGGAGCAATGGCATTCAATGCAAACTGAAGAGGCAACGACATATGGGAAGCTCAAAAcacttgaaatttttaattgtcCGAAGCTTGTTGGAGATTTGCCTCGCTTCTTTCCTTCATTAGCGGATATTAGAATTGAAGGACACAAGAAATGTGAATTATTAAGTCTTCCTAGATCATGTATCAGGAAAATGAGTAGTCATCACCTAGAGAATTTGATAATGGATGTTTCTTCCACTCTCCCTCCACTCTACCCTCCTCTTCAGAAGCTTCAATTGTTGTCTTGCGGATCATCGTTTAGATCCCTCCATATGGATTTATTCCCCAATCTCAAAACTCTTTCAATTGGTAACAACCACTATTTTGAAGCTCTTTCAATGTCTGATGGGAAATCTCTTGAGGAACTAACATATTTACTTATCGAGCATTGTGGTAGTTTTGTATCATTCCCAAATGGTGGACTTATTGCTCCCAAGCTGAGTGAGTTTGTCATTAGAAATTGCTCTAAATTGAAGTGGTTGCCTAAGAAGATGACTTCCCTCTCAGCTTTGAATGAATTTGAAGTCATAGGTTGTCTGTTGATGGAGCCTTTTCCTGAAGGTGAAGATGAAGGTAAAGGTGGTCTGCCTGTTAGTTTGTCAAGACTTCGAATATCCTATGATGTATTATTGAAGATGAAATGGAATTGGCAAACACTACCCCATCttaccattcttcatattcttgGTAATAAAGAAGATATGGAACCATTTCCGGAGAAAGGGCTGCTGCCAACTACTATTACCTCTCTTAGTATTATGTCATTTGCGAAACTTAAAATCCTGGACAAAAATGGACTTAGACAACTCACCTCCTTGAAAACACTTGAGATCTTGGACTGCCCTGAGTTGGAGACATTGTCAGAAGAAGGGTTCCCAACCTCCCTCACCTCTTTGGAGATAGATGATTGTCCTCTGGTGAAGAAAAAATATGACCCGGAGGAGAGTGGGAATGAAGAGTACTGGACCAACATTAGTCACATACCCAATGTCCAGTTTG